A single region of the Rhizobium etli CFN 42 genome encodes:
- a CDS encoding inositol monophosphatase family protein produces the protein MASSLISARLSPTASSRLVVLAEAVVKAGETARVSLRRRTSREMLAKAPRDYQTEIDVAVERIIVDEMTKAFPDYAIQGEEAVGNRTAGPDAPIIYIDPIDGTTNYAWGVPHFGMTIAIAEGGSLVAGVVYDAMQDELFSAERGGGAYLDGERIRCADVGDIENVLIGAGLPVPGQVKAVAEETYFDAIKRLMANTAGVRRLGSAALSIAYVACGRLDGFFEDGLSIHDFGASALMVEEAGGIVTRFSGAEVDGKGDILAASKALHPWLKQGFQGKA, from the coding sequence ATGGCATCCTCCCTGATATCAGCGCGTCTTTCACCGACCGCGTCATCCCGCCTTGTCGTGCTTGCTGAAGCCGTAGTGAAGGCGGGCGAAACCGCCCGCGTCTCGCTGCGGCGGCGAACCTCTCGGGAAATGCTCGCCAAGGCGCCACGTGACTATCAGACCGAGATCGATGTCGCCGTCGAGCGGATCATCGTCGACGAAATGACCAAGGCCTTTCCTGATTATGCCATCCAGGGCGAGGAAGCCGTCGGCAACCGCACGGCCGGGCCCGACGCGCCGATCATCTACATCGACCCGATCGACGGCACCACCAATTATGCCTGGGGCGTCCCGCATTTTGGCATGACGATCGCAATCGCCGAAGGCGGCAGTCTGGTGGCCGGCGTCGTCTATGACGCCATGCAGGACGAGCTGTTCAGCGCCGAGCGCGGCGGCGGCGCTTATCTCGATGGCGAGCGTATCCGCTGCGCCGATGTCGGCGACATCGAGAACGTGCTCATCGGTGCCGGGCTGCCGGTCCCCGGTCAGGTCAAGGCGGTGGCGGAAGAGACTTATTTCGACGCGATCAAGCGCCTGATGGCCAACACGGCTGGCGTCCGCCGCCTTGGCTCGGCGGCTTTGTCGATCGCCTATGTCGCCTGCGGCCGGCTGGACGGCTTCTTCGAGGATGGGCTTTCGATCCATGATTTCGGCGCATCGGCGCTGATGGTCGAAGAGGCGGGCGGCATCGTCACCCGTTTTTCCGGCGCCGAAGTCGACGGGAAGGGCGATATCCTCGCCGCCAGCAAGGCACTGCATCCCTGGCTCAAGCAAGGCTTTCAAGGCAAAGCCTGA
- the msrA gene encoding peptide-methionine (S)-S-oxide reductase MsrA — MTEERAVLAGGCFWGMQDLIRRLNGVISTRVGYTGGDVPNATYRNHGTHAEAIEIIFDPAKTSYRDILEFFFQIHDPTTRNRQGNDVGMSYRSAIFYTSPEQERVARDTIADVDASGLWPGKVVTEVVPAGDFWEAEPEHQDYLERIPNGYTCHFVRPGWKLPARQKIA; from the coding sequence ATGACCGAAGAACGTGCAGTGCTCGCCGGTGGCTGCTTCTGGGGTATGCAGGACCTCATCCGCCGATTGAACGGCGTGATTTCGACCCGCGTCGGCTATACCGGCGGCGATGTGCCGAACGCCACCTACCGCAACCACGGAACTCATGCCGAGGCGATCGAGATCATTTTCGATCCGGCCAAGACCAGCTACCGCGACATCCTCGAATTCTTCTTCCAGATTCATGACCCGACCACGCGCAATCGCCAGGGCAACGACGTCGGCATGAGCTATCGTTCGGCGATCTTCTACACCAGCCCCGAGCAGGAGCGCGTCGCCAGGGATACGATCGCCGATGTCGACGCATCCGGCCTCTGGCCCGGCAAGGTCGTCACCGAAGTCGTGCCGGCCGGCGATTTCTGGGAGGCCGAGCCGGAGCATCAGGACTATCTGGAGCGGATCCCGAACGGCTATACCTGCCACTTCGTTCGACCCGGCTGGAAGCTGCCGGCCCGCCAGAAGATCGCCTGA
- a CDS encoding alpha/beta fold hydrolase: protein METTGSILVADKIVELTGAKLQTQAFGDPAGAPILLIMGMMSSMLWWPERFCEELAAQGRYVIRYDQRDTGLSTHYAPGEPGYSFGDLSEDAIAVLDGYGIEAAHLVGMSMGGFVAQEAALRHPRRVLTLTLISTSPIGIEGLPSSTKAYKEHSSAAEHIDWSDLEAIADFMRRDSAMLAGTRHPHDGEAASALIARDIGRATSFVSATNHFMLSSGDEAATHHASNIEAPVLAIHGTADPLFPIEHAKAFTRIVPNARLHRIAGGGHEIHDRDIDEMVCVIVDHTAAGPGG from the coding sequence ATGGAAACGACCGGATCAATACTCGTCGCCGACAAGATCGTCGAACTCACAGGTGCGAAACTGCAGACCCAGGCTTTCGGCGACCCGGCCGGCGCACCGATCCTGCTGATCATGGGAATGATGTCCTCGATGCTGTGGTGGCCGGAACGATTCTGCGAGGAACTCGCCGCCCAGGGACGCTACGTCATCCGCTACGATCAGCGTGACACCGGCCTTTCCACGCATTATGCGCCCGGTGAGCCCGGCTATTCGTTTGGCGATCTGTCCGAAGACGCCATCGCCGTTCTCGATGGCTATGGGATTGAAGCCGCGCATTTGGTCGGCATGTCGATGGGCGGTTTCGTCGCCCAAGAGGCCGCTTTGCGCCACCCCCGGCGCGTGCTGACCCTCACCCTGATCAGCACGTCGCCGATCGGGATCGAAGGCCTGCCTTCCTCGACCAAGGCTTACAAGGAGCATTCCTCTGCTGCCGAGCATATCGACTGGTCGGACCTTGAAGCCATTGCCGATTTCATGCGCCGCGATTCAGCCATGCTGGCCGGCACCAGGCATCCGCACGATGGCGAGGCGGCGAGTGCGCTGATCGCACGCGACATCGGTCGTGCCACCTCCTTTGTCAGTGCGACCAATCATTTCATGCTCTCGAGTGGGGACGAGGCCGCCACGCACCATGCATCCAATATCGAGGCGCCGGTTCTCGCGATCCATGGCACGGCCGATCCCCTCTTCCCGATCGAGCACGCAAAGGCCTTCACCCGGATCGTGCCGAACGCGCGACTGCACCGGATTGCCGGTGGAGGCCACGAAATTCACGATCGCGACATTGACGAGATGGTGTGTGTCATAGTCGACCATACTGCGGCCGGGCCTGGCGGCTAA
- a CDS encoding carbohydrate ABC transporter permease: protein MAISSQRSIDGSRSYSLYLVPGVIGFILIVLIPQLANIGLSFTAWKGVGTPRPVGLQNYHRLLADDQFWGSMYHTLLFIVSMTVIPVCIGLVLAALLFDYVRDQFGEWVSSFFRAGFYLPQILPVTVAGVLWGWILNPVGVINITLKAIGLDNLAQNWIGDATYALAAVSLVIVWIQVGYCLVVFMAGLSRIDPSLYEAADLDGANWWSRLVTLTIPLLAPEIFVVVLTTLIAALKVFAPIFVITAGGPDNSTLVPSYLTYYHFFTTQRVGYAAAIAVVQTTLTIALAVIFLRFQSRQESKG, encoded by the coding sequence ATGGCCATATCCAGCCAGAGATCGATCGACGGGTCACGAAGCTATAGCCTCTACCTCGTCCCGGGGGTGATCGGCTTCATTCTGATCGTGCTCATACCGCAGCTTGCTAATATCGGGCTGAGCTTCACGGCATGGAAAGGCGTTGGCACGCCGCGACCGGTCGGCCTGCAGAACTATCATCGCCTGCTTGCGGACGATCAATTCTGGGGATCGATGTATCACACGCTGCTGTTCATCGTCTCGATGACCGTGATACCCGTATGCATCGGCCTGGTACTGGCGGCTCTGCTGTTCGACTACGTCAGGGACCAATTCGGGGAATGGGTCTCAAGCTTCTTCAGGGCCGGTTTTTACTTACCGCAGATCCTGCCCGTAACGGTCGCGGGCGTGCTCTGGGGTTGGATTCTCAATCCCGTCGGTGTCATCAACATCACGCTAAAGGCTATCGGCCTTGATAATCTTGCCCAGAACTGGATCGGCGATGCGACATACGCGCTTGCTGCCGTCTCGCTCGTTATTGTCTGGATACAGGTCGGCTATTGTCTGGTGGTTTTCATGGCCGGTCTTTCGCGCATCGACCCTTCTCTCTACGAGGCTGCCGACCTCGACGGCGCAAACTGGTGGAGCCGGCTGGTGACACTCACCATTCCACTCCTGGCGCCGGAGATCTTCGTCGTTGTGCTGACGACGCTGATCGCAGCGCTTAAAGTGTTTGCGCCAATCTTTGTCATCACCGCCGGCGGCCCCGACAATTCCACCCTGGTACCATCCTATCTGACCTACTACCATTTCTTCACAACACAACGCGTCGGCTATGCCGCAGCTATCGCGGTCGTGCAAACGACTCTGACGATCGCTTTGGCTGTGATTTTCCTACGCTTCCAGAGCCGGCAGGAGTCGAAGGGGTAG
- a CDS encoding ABC transporter ATP-binding protein yields the protein MSQDIQIELSGVEKHYGAFHALKNVNLSIPKGTFVALVGPSGCGKSTLLRSLAGLERITGGTLKIAGKVMNDVPPRARDIAMVFQSYALYPHMTVEQNLTYSLKMHGVPKAEAKQKAEEVAVITGLSRLLDRYPRQLSGGQRQRVAMGRAIIRNPQAFLFDEPLSNLDAALRVSMRKEIRALHDRLGATFVYVTHDQVEAMTMADHVVVMRDGVIEQQGAPLELYDRPANRFVAGFIGSPAMNFIPAIVAEDGKSLILDFGAVKQTLAINRAIEPGRKLFAGVRPEHIEVVAPGQGSFDVPIAFVESTGSSTFIVAATEPELTIVETRRDRVKAGDMIGLSIDPAQIHLFDASTDRLT from the coding sequence ATGAGCCAGGACATCCAAATCGAGCTCTCGGGCGTCGAGAAGCACTACGGCGCCTTTCACGCGCTTAAGAACGTCAACCTTTCAATTCCCAAGGGCACGTTCGTGGCGCTGGTCGGTCCGTCCGGATGCGGCAAGTCCACGTTGCTCCGTTCGCTTGCCGGGCTGGAAAGAATTACCGGCGGCACGCTGAAGATTGCCGGCAAGGTGATGAACGACGTGCCTCCGCGGGCACGCGATATCGCCATGGTTTTTCAGAGTTACGCCCTCTATCCGCATATGACGGTGGAACAGAACCTGACCTATTCGCTGAAAATGCACGGCGTTCCTAAGGCTGAGGCAAAGCAGAAGGCGGAGGAAGTCGCTGTCATCACCGGTCTTTCCCGGCTGCTCGACCGTTATCCGCGCCAGCTTTCCGGGGGCCAACGGCAGCGCGTCGCCATGGGCCGCGCCATTATCCGCAACCCTCAGGCCTTCCTGTTCGACGAGCCGCTTTCCAATCTCGATGCTGCGCTGCGTGTCTCGATGCGCAAGGAAATCCGCGCCCTGCACGACCGGCTGGGCGCTACCTTCGTTTACGTCACGCATGACCAGGTCGAAGCGATGACGATGGCCGACCACGTGGTGGTGATGCGCGACGGCGTGATCGAACAGCAGGGGGCGCCGCTCGAGCTTTACGATCGGCCGGCCAACCGCTTCGTTGCCGGTTTCATCGGTTCACCGGCGATGAATTTCATTCCGGCAATCGTCGCGGAAGACGGCAAGAGCCTGATCCTGGATTTCGGCGCGGTGAAGCAGACACTTGCCATCAACCGCGCTATCGAGCCTGGGCGCAAGCTCTTCGCGGGTGTCAGGCCTGAACATATCGAGGTTGTCGCTCCCGGGCAGGGCAGCTTCGACGTCCCGATTGCCTTCGTCGAATCGACCGGCTCTTCGACCTTCATCGTCGCGGCGACCGAGCCGGAACTAACGATCGTCGAGACTCGCCGCGACCGGGTCAAGGCGGGAGACATGATTGGCCTCTCGATCGATCCGGCTCAGATCCATCTCTTCGATGCATCGACGGACCGATTGACATAA
- a CDS encoding amidohydrolase family protein: MFDLIVRNANLPDGRTGIDIGIEGRRIVAVERNLQAQAAEEIDATGRLVSPPFVDPHFHMDATLSLGLPRMNVSGTLLEGIALWGELRPIVTKEELVDRALRYCDLAVTQGLLFIRSHVDTSDPRLVTVEAMIEVRERVAPYIDLQLVAFPQDGYYRSPGAIDALNRALDMGVDIVGGIPHFERTMGDGTASVEALCRIAADRGLPVDMHCDETDDPLSRHIETLAAQTIRFGLQGRVAGSHLTSMHSMDNYYVSKLIPLMAEAEINVIPNPLINIMLQGRHDTYPKRRGMTRVRELMDAGLNVSFGHDCVMDPWYSMGSGDMLEVGHMAIHVAQMAGIDDKKRIFDALTVNSAKTMGLAGYGLEKGCNADLVVLQANDTLEALRLKPNRLAVVRRGKVVARTAPRIGELFLDGRPAQIDGGLDYIPHS; the protein is encoded by the coding sequence ATGTTTGATCTAATCGTCAGAAACGCAAATCTCCCCGATGGCCGAACCGGCATCGATATCGGTATCGAGGGCCGCAGGATCGTCGCCGTCGAGCGCAATCTGCAGGCGCAGGCCGCAGAGGAAATCGACGCAACGGGCAGGCTGGTGAGCCCGCCCTTCGTCGATCCGCATTTCCATATGGACGCCACCCTGTCGCTCGGGCTGCCGCGGATGAACGTCTCCGGCACATTGCTCGAGGGCATCGCGCTCTGGGGGGAGTTGCGCCCGATCGTGACGAAGGAGGAATTGGTCGACCGCGCGCTGCGCTATTGCGATCTGGCGGTGACGCAAGGCCTGCTTTTCATCCGCAGCCATGTCGATACCAGTGATCCCAGACTGGTGACGGTCGAGGCAATGATCGAGGTTCGCGAAAGGGTCGCGCCCTATATCGATCTGCAACTGGTCGCTTTTCCCCAGGACGGCTACTACCGCTCGCCGGGGGCGATCGACGCGCTCAACCGGGCGCTCGATATGGGCGTTGATATCGTCGGTGGCATTCCCCACTTCGAACGGACGATGGGCGACGGCACGGCGTCGGTCGAGGCGCTCTGCCGCATCGCCGCCGATCGCGGCCTGCCGGTGGACATGCATTGCGACGAAACCGACGATCCGCTCTCGCGCCATATCGAGACGCTGGCCGCGCAAACCATCCGCTTCGGCCTACAGGGACGTGTCGCCGGCTCGCATCTGACCTCGATGCATTCGATGGACAATTATTATGTTTCCAAGCTCATCCCGCTGATGGCAGAGGCGGAGATCAATGTGATCCCCAATCCGCTGATCAACATCATGCTGCAGGGCCGGCACGATACCTATCCGAAACGCCGCGGCATGACCCGGGTCCGCGAGCTGATGGATGCCGGGCTGAATGTCTCCTTCGGGCACGATTGCGTCATGGATCCCTGGTATTCAATGGGGTCCGGCGACATGCTGGAGGTTGGCCACATGGCGATTCATGTCGCGCAGATGGCCGGCATCGACGACAAGAAAAGGATATTCGACGCGCTGACCGTCAATTCGGCGAAGACGATGGGGCTTGCAGGCTACGGGCTGGAGAAAGGCTGCAATGCCGATCTCGTCGTCCTCCAGGCGAACGACACGCTGGAGGCGCTGCGGCTGAAGCCGAACCGGCTGGCGGTCGTCCGCCGCGGCAAGGTCGTCGCCCGTACGGCGCCGCGCATCGGCGAGCTTTTCCTCGACGGGCGCCCGGCGCAGATCGACGGCGGTCTGGACTACATACCTCACTCTTGA
- a CDS encoding sugar phosphate isomerase/epimerase family protein has product MSNPAKSIRIGTMVSGNKGDAATRIGQIAELGFESFEPFFWQTTKGQNLAELGKRCLDAIGDRDITISTLGMFGNPLEEDAIDLETLQGWKDCIDNAHHFGATCVAGFTGRIRGKPLTDSLPRYKEIWSELAKRAADKGIRIAFENCAMDGNWANGDWNIAHNPDAWELIFNETPDDHIGLEWEPCHQMVYLIDPMPQIRKWAHKIFHVHGKDATIRWEVIKEHGIFGKEKFVFMRTPGFGDSNWTDIISELRLAGWSGSIDIEGWHDPVYRDELEMTGQVHGLNYLKKCRGGDFIVDP; this is encoded by the coding sequence GTGAGCAATCCTGCAAAATCCATTCGCATCGGCACCATGGTCAGCGGCAACAAGGGCGACGCCGCCACGCGCATCGGCCAGATTGCCGAGCTGGGCTTCGAGAGCTTCGAACCCTTCTTTTGGCAGACGACGAAGGGACAGAACCTCGCCGAACTCGGCAAGCGCTGCCTCGACGCGATCGGCGACCGCGACATCACCATTTCGACGCTCGGCATGTTCGGCAACCCGCTGGAAGAGGACGCGATCGACCTGGAGACTTTGCAGGGCTGGAAGGACTGCATCGACAACGCCCATCATTTCGGCGCCACCTGCGTCGCCGGTTTCACCGGACGCATTCGCGGCAAGCCGCTGACCGACAGTCTTCCGCGCTACAAAGAGATCTGGAGCGAACTCGCCAAACGCGCCGCCGACAAGGGCATCAGGATCGCCTTCGAGAATTGCGCCATGGACGGCAATTGGGCAAACGGCGACTGGAACATCGCTCACAATCCCGACGCCTGGGAACTGATCTTCAACGAGACGCCTGATGACCATATCGGCCTCGAATGGGAGCCTTGCCATCAGATGGTCTATCTGATCGACCCAATGCCACAGATCCGCAAGTGGGCGCACAAGATCTTCCATGTCCATGGCAAGGACGCGACCATCCGCTGGGAAGTCATCAAGGAACACGGAATCTTCGGCAAGGAGAAGTTCGTCTTCATGCGCACGCCGGGCTTCGGCGACAGCAACTGGACCGACATCATTTCCGAGCTGCGCCTTGCCGGCTGGTCGGGCTCGATCGACATCGAAGGCTGGCATGACCCGGTCTATCGCGACGAACTGGAGATGACTGGCCAGGTTCACGGGCTCAACTATCTAAAGAAATGCCGGGGCGGAGATTTCATTGTTGATCCCTGA
- a CDS encoding substrate-binding domain-containing protein: protein MKGIRQLAEHLAISIGTVSRALNGKPDVNEETRRRVLAAAEALGYVANQSGRSLRQGETRVIGLMIESSAEAVENADNFFLGVTSGLQSVFARHKLDLVMLPCPSDEDPHEYLKRMVARRIVDAMIISNTQRIDRRIGFLSRAEIPFVAVGRSLSASNSRWIDLDFEGVADRAVERLVARGHRRIAITAPLSEVNLGYVFVESYRRALERHGIRFDPSLVIRVKSSEQGGYQAAHELLLLPDRPTAIILIYELMAIGLYRRLMESGVMPGRDLAVIGFRDAPRARFLQPSLSCFRMSLYDLGIALGQMLLAHMPAYRVLYPNAGRNIIWPLELVSGESDAFEVGRGDKEFASEHWSK from the coding sequence ATGAAGGGAATCCGCCAGCTTGCCGAACACCTGGCCATTTCGATCGGCACGGTCTCTCGGGCTCTGAATGGAAAGCCGGATGTCAACGAGGAAACGCGTCGTCGCGTGCTGGCGGCGGCCGAGGCGCTTGGCTATGTCGCTAACCAGTCGGGCCGGAGCCTGAGACAGGGAGAGACGAGGGTCATAGGCCTGATGATCGAGTCCAGTGCCGAGGCGGTCGAAAACGCCGACAACTTCTTCCTCGGCGTCACCAGCGGCCTGCAGAGCGTCTTTGCCCGCCACAAGCTCGACCTCGTCATGCTGCCCTGCCCGAGCGACGAGGACCCGCACGAATATTTGAAGCGCATGGTCGCGCGGCGCATCGTCGATGCGATGATCATCTCGAACACGCAGCGCATCGATCGGCGCATTGGTTTCCTGTCGCGGGCAGAGATCCCTTTTGTTGCAGTCGGCCGCAGCCTTTCGGCCAGCAATTCCCGTTGGATCGATCTCGATTTCGAGGGCGTCGCCGATCGTGCCGTCGAGCGGCTGGTGGCGCGTGGCCACCGCAGGATCGCAATTACGGCGCCGTTAAGCGAGGTCAATCTCGGTTATGTGTTTGTCGAGAGCTACCGCCGGGCGCTCGAGCGGCACGGCATCCGCTTTGATCCGTCGCTCGTCATTCGCGTCAAATCGAGCGAACAGGGTGGCTACCAGGCGGCCCATGAATTGCTTCTGCTGCCAGATCGGCCAACGGCGATCATCCTGATCTACGAGTTGATGGCGATCGGCCTTTACCGCCGTCTGATGGAGTCAGGCGTCATGCCCGGCCGCGATCTAGCAGTGATCGGCTTCCGTGATGCCCCGCGCGCCCGGTTTCTGCAGCCCTCGCTCAGCTGTTTCCGCATGTCGCTCTACGATCTTGGGATCGCGCTCGGCCAGATGCTTCTTGCCCACATGCCGGCCTATCGCGTGCTTTATCCAAACGCCGGCCGCAACATCATCTGGCCGCTGGAACTGGTGTCGGGGGAAAGCGACGCGTTCGAGGTCGGCAGGGGCGACAAGGAGTTCGCGTCCGAACACTGGTCGAAATGA
- a CDS encoding ABC transporter substrate-binding protein, with translation MKRIATLALALGTAMLMTSIGHAEQKTFKIWWFEEPTTAQGIVWKKALEEFKAKHPDINVSFEQKTFQQLQASGGMILNSDQAPDVLEYNKGNATAGLVASQGLLTNLDAYVKKEGWDKILNEGDFVLSRYDEKGIYGSGPVWGVSVFGEYVSCFYNIDMFEKAGLKPPTTLEEWVADLEAFKQKGLTPLALGAIDTSGQHLLASLAYTKADDAWIQNYQGLKAPLDGAPYLYAAQTLVDWVSKGYISKDSTGMKDPDAALLFTSGKAPMYVSGTWNLGTFASTIKDFKWGQFVIPTPKYSVGSTGNLWVVPKSSKNPDLAAEWISLTLSPKYQAELGNAGGVPIAADLSAITNPIGKNAAAVFKQISDKNGLGFYPDWPVPGYYDVLNQKDTGLFQGSLTAEQFVEEIKQVYDDAQENQ, from the coding sequence ATGAAAAGAATTGCAACACTTGCGCTAGCACTCGGCACGGCGATGCTGATGACATCGATCGGCCATGCCGAACAGAAGACCTTCAAGATCTGGTGGTTCGAGGAGCCGACCACAGCTCAGGGCATTGTCTGGAAGAAGGCGCTCGAGGAGTTCAAGGCGAAACACCCGGACATCAACGTTAGCTTCGAGCAGAAGACCTTTCAGCAGTTGCAGGCCTCAGGAGGCATGATCCTCAATTCCGATCAGGCCCCCGACGTGCTCGAGTACAACAAGGGCAACGCGACCGCTGGCTTGGTTGCAAGCCAGGGATTGCTGACCAATCTGGATGCCTACGTGAAGAAGGAGGGCTGGGACAAGATCCTTAACGAAGGCGATTTTGTCCTAAGCCGTTATGACGAAAAGGGCATCTATGGCTCCGGTCCTGTTTGGGGCGTGTCTGTCTTCGGCGAATATGTTTCATGCTTCTACAATATCGACATGTTCGAAAAGGCAGGCCTCAAGCCGCCGACGACGCTCGAAGAGTGGGTCGCTGACCTGGAAGCCTTCAAGCAGAAAGGTCTCACGCCTCTCGCGCTCGGCGCCATCGACACCAGTGGCCAGCACTTGCTTGCCTCCCTCGCCTACACCAAGGCCGATGACGCCTGGATCCAGAATTATCAGGGTTTGAAGGCCCCTCTCGACGGCGCGCCTTACCTCTATGCGGCGCAGACATTGGTCGACTGGGTCAGCAAGGGCTACATCAGCAAGGACTCCACGGGCATGAAGGACCCCGACGCAGCTCTGCTCTTTACCTCCGGCAAGGCACCAATGTACGTCTCGGGCACGTGGAATCTCGGCACCTTTGCCTCGACTATCAAGGACTTCAAGTGGGGTCAGTTCGTGATTCCAACGCCGAAATATTCTGTCGGCTCGACAGGCAATCTCTGGGTCGTTCCCAAGAGTAGCAAGAATCCCGATCTCGCCGCAGAGTGGATCAGCCTGACCTTGTCGCCGAAGTACCAAGCTGAACTCGGCAATGCGGGCGGCGTCCCGATCGCCGCTGATCTTTCCGCCATCACCAATCCGATCGGCAAGAACGCCGCAGCGGTTTTCAAGCAGATCTCTGACAAAAACGGCCTCGGTTTCTATCCTGACTGGCCGGTCCCCGGCTACTACGACGTGCTCAATCAGAAAGACACCGGCCTCTTCCAGGGCAGTCTGACTGCGGAGCAGTTCGTCGAAGAGATCAAGCAGGTCTACGACGACGCGCAGGAGAATCAGTAG
- a CDS encoding Gfo/Idh/MocA family protein, with product MKFSAILCGCGAMSKGWLRAIASNPDLVESITIVGLVDLNRETAEKLAAEFGIEGAVIGSGLAEVIAATKADLVFDIVIPSARYDVVSTALKAGCHVLSEKPMAASLAEGAALIDLATETGRVHAVIQNRRFISGIRRLRRFVDSGAIGELTAIHCDFFLAPHFGGFREEMDNVLLLDMAIHTFDAARYVADKKPLAVYCVESNPKGSWYRHGASANAIFEFADDIVFTYRGSWCAEGERTSWESQWRLVGSKGMLTWDGEENFKAAVAGEEPGLLRGFAPVNVPGPEHDEETHGHASVIADFIAAIGTGNQPETVNSDNIRSLAMVFGAIESAKTGRRIEISA from the coding sequence GTGAAATTCAGTGCCATTCTGTGCGGGTGCGGAGCTATGTCCAAAGGTTGGTTGCGCGCCATCGCATCCAATCCCGATCTCGTCGAATCCATTACCATCGTCGGCCTCGTCGACCTCAATCGCGAGACTGCCGAGAAGCTCGCTGCGGAATTTGGGATCGAGGGCGCCGTGATCGGTTCAGGCCTCGCCGAGGTCATCGCCGCGACGAAGGCGGATCTGGTCTTCGATATTGTCATTCCGTCCGCACGTTATGATGTCGTGTCGACCGCACTCAAGGCCGGCTGCCACGTGCTCAGTGAAAAGCCGATGGCCGCCTCGCTGGCCGAGGGCGCCGCGCTGATCGATCTCGCCACAGAGACCGGCCGCGTCCACGCCGTCATCCAGAACCGCCGCTTCATCTCGGGCATCCGGCGCCTTCGCCGTTTCGTCGACAGTGGCGCAATCGGCGAACTTACCGCCATCCATTGTGACTTCTTCCTTGCGCCGCATTTCGGCGGCTTTCGCGAAGAAATGGACAATGTGCTTCTTCTCGACATGGCGATCCACACCTTCGACGCGGCCCGCTATGTCGCCGACAAAAAGCCGCTCGCCGTCTATTGCGTCGAGAGCAACCCGAAAGGTTCCTGGTACCGGCACGGCGCGTCGGCGAATGCCATTTTCGAGTTTGCCGACGATATCGTCTTCACCTATCGCGGCTCCTGGTGCGCCGAAGGTGAGCGCACCAGTTGGGAAAGCCAGTGGCGGCTCGTCGGCTCAAAGGGAATGCTGACCTGGGACGGTGAGGAGAATTTCAAGGCGGCCGTTGCCGGCGAAGAGCCTGGCCTTCTGCGCGGTTTTGCTCCCGTAAACGTTCCCGGTCCGGAACACGATGAAGAAACCCACGGCCACGCCAGCGTCATCGCCGATTTCATCGCGGCGATCGGCACGGGCAATCAGCCCGAGACCGTCAACTCCGACAATATCAGAAGCCTGGCGATGGTCTTCGGCGCCATCGAAAGCGCCAAGACAGGCCGGCGCATTGAAATTTCAGCATAG
- a CDS encoding carbohydrate ABC transporter permease has translation MAYSVLSDGKTEAKATAAADGARRDPMRWVVLAILILLLAFTLFPFFLALLNAFKASAEYAVGGPLSIPRSIDLTAIKKFWTVSDFSRKLLNSVVISLAVSVLGVLISLFNAYAIGVGKVPGSRVILVVFLLGIMVPQESIIYPLYYMAKASGLYDTQLSVIIIFAVLQSAFGTYLLSTVLSTFPKEILEAAEMDGSTHWKTLWFVVVPVLRPTLMVLGTFFFIWTWNEFLIPLVMLVSNNNQTVSVAMGLTRGQNMSDPVLQASAAFLGIIPTVIFFLIFQRTLTRGIAAGAVK, from the coding sequence ATGGCTTACTCAGTTCTCAGCGATGGTAAGACCGAGGCAAAGGCGACGGCGGCAGCCGATGGCGCGAGACGCGATCCCATGCGGTGGGTGGTGCTGGCCATCCTTATCCTACTCCTCGCCTTTACACTCTTTCCTTTTTTCCTTGCTCTGCTCAACGCCTTCAAGGCGAGCGCCGAATACGCAGTCGGCGGACCGCTTTCGATCCCTCGGTCGATCGATCTCACAGCGATCAAGAAATTCTGGACGGTGTCGGATTTCAGCCGCAAGCTGCTCAACAGTGTGGTGATCAGTCTCGCTGTTTCGGTTTTGGGGGTACTGATAAGCCTGTTCAACGCCTATGCGATTGGGGTCGGCAAGGTGCCGGGGTCGCGAGTGATTTTGGTGGTCTTTCTTCTCGGCATTATGGTGCCGCAGGAGTCCATTATCTACCCGCTTTACTACATGGCGAAAGCGAGTGGCCTCTACGATACACAGCTTTCCGTGATCATCATTTTCGCGGTCCTGCAAAGCGCTTTCGGGACTTACCTGCTCTCGACCGTGCTGAGTACCTTCCCCAAGGAAATCCTTGAAGCGGCGGAGATGGATGGCTCGACTCACTGGAAAACGCTGTGGTTCGTAGTCGTCCCGGTGCTGAGGCCGACGCTCATGGTCCTGGGAACCTTCTTTTTCATCTGGACTTGGAATGAATTCTTGATCCCACTCGTCATGCTGGTTTCCAACAACAACCAGACGGTCTCGGTTGCCATGGGCCTCACCCGCGGACAGAACATGTCGGACCCGGTGCTGCAGGCCTCGGCGGCTTTCCTGGGTATAATACCGACCGTGATCTTCTTCTTGATCTTCCAGCGTACGCTAACGCGCGGCATCGCCGCTGGAGCGGTCAAGTGA